In the genome of Carya illinoinensis cultivar Pawnee chromosome 13, C.illinoinensisPawnee_v1, whole genome shotgun sequence, the window aacaatttaaggaAAACAATTGAAATGTAAGGCAAAAAATGTACCTGGTTCGTTTGTTGAAGACGACCCGAACCCTCTGCATTAGTCGACAGAGGATAAATGAACGTTGTTGGAAAATATGGCATTTGTGGGGGCTTATATCAAGCATGGTGTTAGAATGGGTAACAATGCACATATTCAAGGATAAAAATttaggaaaagaaaggaagtacCTAGCTTGTTAGTTGAACACAGCCTGAGGGTGACTCCTCTGCATTAGTCGATGGAGGATAGATAAACGTTGTTAGAAAATGTGACATTGGTAGGGGCTGTAATCAGACACGATGTTATAACAGGTaataaacaacttaaagaaaaaaactgaaaGTTTAGAAAGCTATGTACCTAtatcgtttgttaaagaaggcTTGACTCCTTTGCATTAGTCGATAGAGGGTAGATGAACGTTGTTAAAAAATGTGGCATTGGTGGGACCTGTAATCAGGCACGGTGTTAGAATGAGTAACAATAAACTCAAGGGATaaaattgaaagtttagaaagctATGTACCTGGCTACCCCATGCGCATGTATATGAATTCAgatatgtatttggatgcatcATAAATGGGGGGCAGTAAGCATTTCCTGGACCATAACATCCCTACaatacacaaataaaaatacattaactaATTGGAATCCAGACACATTCCTTTTATGAATGACATTAATGTATTATACTTGAGTCGGTGGAATTGGTGTAAAAGGTCTGGGTGGCCTTTTATCTTCCTTTTTGTCCATCACACTATTTCAACTAAGTTTTTAGATTGatattacaagaaattaattaagttaATTCAAACTTCTTCAAACTAACTACAATTACATTTGACACTCACAGTTTAACAAGTTTTAAGAGATGATCaccataaaatttatatttattatttttaaattatgtaacaAGAGTATTTCATTATTCAAAagtatgaaataaaattattataacacTTGTTTTAATACTCATggatatatacatacacataaattataaaaatgaaaaaaaaaattatttaccatCAATTTTTAATCTCAgccaaaaaaacaaatgaattaattGTTTAAACAAGTGTCTTCTACCATATGACGGAATTGAAATCACTATAAGGTCAATGTGTTCCCAAAAAGATTGGCTCAATACGTACATGCATCACCATAAAGTTAGACTAAATAATTAATACATGCATCACAAAAGTAACTGCTGCACATACAGATCATATGTTATACACTCAGACCTAAAGAAAAATTACAGAACACGATGGTGAACCTTAGGATcgaaagccatttttcacttaaACCAGCCACACAAACTgtggttctgcttggccactgagaattctcatatgagaattttgaattttaaaattaaatattaaaatattatattttaatattattattattttgagatttgaaaaagttgaattgtttattatattttgtatggaggtttagaaaagttgtaatgatgagatgagaattttgtgtttgagataaaaaatttcaatgacCAAACAGTACCTTAAATTCAAAAACCCATAAGTTGGAGAGAATTAAATGACCCAATAAAAGAGCCACTACCAATCACAAAAGCAATCACAAAAGCAACCACAAGCCATTAAAACTAAATATTGAAATTTAagcagaaaatattaaaaatttgcaAATAACTCTCAAAGATCCAAAACAATTCTAGATTCTAATCTAACATCAAGGAAAATAGTGAATCGGACCATGAAACTTGAGCAGCTCCCTTACTTAATCACAATCCACAAGAGATTTGTTATTGCTAGAGACATGtaaaataacataatatttttctttaaataaaaaaaattatatagcaTATATCAAGAAGAAGAATACTAAAGTTTCTCGAGGACTTTTTCGAGAGAACTTTTTCGAAAGAATTTAGGAGAAAATTTGAGATCAAAATAGGGGACTATACCTTGTATAATGGGTAAGAAATTGAACGCAGACGATGAAAGGCAAGTGGTGAATGGCACGATAACTGTAGCCAAGAAAAGGAAATTGAGTGAGAGGGGGGCTCTGGTAAAGTTAGAGGAAAATTAGAATGAATtagaattcaaaaaaattaatttggagaAAAAGTCGGGACTCGATTTTAAGTAAAATACTGCATTTACTATagcaattaattaaaaaaaatccaaatcagCAAAATGTGGTGTATATTAGCGGGTTTAAGCATGGCAGAACTCCTCCAAACATACGTGGATATTACTTTCCGACGTGGCAAAACTCCACGGGTCACACCAACGTGGAGCTATACGGACAGCTGCAGCTAACGTGCGCTGCGAAATCCCGGCTATCTAACCTACACCCTCCGTCcaattttcctcttccagtttctttgccgagaaaacaaaagaaaagaaaaggaaaggaaacgccctgacacagagagagagagatcttctCCTTCTCAACTATGGCTGTCAGAGCCACGCTCTCACGATTCCCAATCGATCCGGACGCACATGAAGGGTCGGGCCTGCCCTGGGGTGTGACGGTCACGCCCTTCGCGGTCAAGGACGAGAACGGTCAGCCTCCAGCCTACGGATCTGATGGCCATCTCTTACCGAGGTGCGAGAATTGCTGGGCCTACTTCAACACCTACTGCGAGCTCGAGCAATGGTCCTGGACTTGCTCGCTCTGTGGGACCCTCAATGGGCTGTCCTCCAAGGTCATTGCTCGTTATTCTAGCCCCCAGTCTTGCCCAGAGATGATGTCCTCCTTTATAGATCTTGAGCTTCCCGGTtagttattttctttgtttaaccGCCGAGAAAATTTcggggaaaggaaaagaaaatgaagtaaaaTTTTATGTAGTTCTTTAGTTGATATCCTTGGACGCATTGGAGCTTAAATAGACCCTGAGATTTCAGAATTTGGAAggaagtaaaattttttatagttCTTTAGTTGATATCCTTAAGCGCATTGGAGCTTTAAATAGACCCTGAGATTTCAGAATTTAGAATTTCTTGCTCCTTAAATTGACCAATTTTTTCGGGTGTTATGCCTTCAAATATACACATGTAtggatatacatacatacaaacacatatataattagttCCGTTTCATATCATAGTAGTGgtcattgtttctatttgcAGCGGGCGAGCCGGAGGAGGAGGCCACGCAAGCTCGTCCGGTCTATGTTGCAGCTGTAGATTTGTCATGTAAGATTacaatttaattgtttcacgtTCTCGATTTAATTACTTGAGTTAAACAGAATGACTCTTCATTACTTtgttaaatagttaaaattgcGTGGTATCCTTGCATGTATGAATAGGAATGCTTTGGTTCAAATGTTGGTTGGGACACTGCATTTTCTGTAACTAGTTGTGATGGTTGAGGTATCAATAAAGTGGGGTTTTGTTGACTCTGGCTTATGTGTCCAGAACCCTAACCTAACTAGTGTAGGTGTGACCATCTTCTGGTGCTTTTGTCAGTAGCGTGAATTAAGTTAATTTGAGTTGCTGTTATAAGAGTGACCTGAACTCATTGAAAAGTAATTGAAGGATTTAAGATGTTAAGAAACAAGCAtttgttgttttaatttaataaaactttGACAATTAATAtgatgtagtttttttttttctaaaaatttattgtaggttttttgaaaaactaaaacaacgagttgagttgagagagaaaggaTGGCCATAACCCTGAACTTATTGAAAAAGTAATTGAAGGATTTAAGACATTAAGAAAGAAGCATTGTTAAttgttaatataattttataaaatttggatACTTAATAAGATCTTGATGTTTTAATttactaaaattttattttagttttttatttcttaaaattgaaaaactacCAGTTTGGAAGTTGGACTGGActgagtctaacatccaaacaccaacTCTCAATTTactaaacttatctcaactcaaaacctcttgACACGTGAAactcacaacctttttcaattttttataaatacatctgaactcattttaatatccaaacacatctcaattcattttagGTGGACTCCACAAAACTTACTTCACTATCTCACCTCACTACTATTCGTaaataactcaactcaactcaacatccgaACAGGGCCTAAAACAACGATAGAAGAGTTGAGTTGAGCCGTGTACTCCGCTCAAGTTTTATTGAGTCTCAAACTAAGCTTGAGCTTTGTTTCAGTATAGCATCCACAACTTGCATGAATTTGGTTCGATTACAGCTCTATTAGGGAGTAACTGTCAATTTGGAAAGGTATTTATACAGAAGATTAGGtctcgtttggatgttgagatgagatatcatctcattatccaaataacactcaaacacaaacacttttcaattttaaattttcaaattttcaactttttcatctaatcattacaactttcccaaactcccaaacaaaacacaaaaaacaattcagccttttcaaattccaaaatacaaataattttaaaaaattatattctaataatattttgactttaaaatatttttattcaactttttctatctcctttcccaaaactcaatcaaacattttaacttaaaccatttcattactattcacaaaccattccACTACcttaaacaatatttgaataATGGTCTGATCTGAGCCTTGTTCCTGCAAAAACTCATAGTCTATCGAGTTTTAGTCTTATtcttgtatttaaatatattaggaAGTCGGTGctttatacttatataaaaaaaaaggaagtcgGTGGTttagttttcataattttaacATTTCAGAGGTCATCTGTTAATTTCTTGTTTTGATCAAATGGGCTGCTCCAGTCTTCATCCTGCTTCGCCTTCATGCTTGTCTTTTCTCCATTTCACTCTTTTAAtacgtagttttttttttttttaaaatcaaaatcacCTAAAAAGCCACAAGTCCTTAAACGTCAAACACCTTCTAAGAAGCATTCAAGAACTTATCAAAAACCTAATCTTGTGCAAAATCTCTGAAGATCCTTAATATGAAAGTGTACTATTCCCGTTTCAAAAGCAGAAGAGATTAATATGCTAGACTTGATGCTGGACCAAATCAAAGTGGACAAAGGGGCCAACATGGCCTTGGAATGCTTATTCAATCTTCTTGCTCCATCATTGCACAGGGTTGAAAATTTAAAGTGTGTGCATACGtggtttttctttcttatttttattttcctctgTCTATGCCTCTTCccagttatattttttttttaatcagatgCTTCCAGTTAAATTTTAAACATGTATAGAATGGctgaaattttttcattaatgaAGTTGTAAATCCTTTCATAAAGTTATTTTGAGGCTTTTATACCATAAATGCTTGTGGTTATTGTGATAGACAACTTATCATTTAATTCTACCAAATTTAACTGCAGCGTCTGAGGAATTTCTGGAACTGACGAAAAGTGCACTGCTGGCAGCTTTGGAAGGTTGATAATGgctgaataaaaataatttttggtgTCTTTCCTGCTTGAACTCTGTTCTTTGAAGGCtgaattttttctcttattttgtaTTGCAGCTCTTGGACCTGGTTCATTGTTTGGGCTTGCTACCTTCAGCCACAAACTAGGGTTGTATGATGTTCAAGGACCTATTCCAGTTGTAAAGAATATTCTAATTCCACCTGATTTGGAGGGAACCCTGCCAATTGAGCTTGAAGATGTCATGCCTTTGCTACAATTCTTGGCTCCAGTATGCCTGTTACAGGGTTTATcacttattttttctttctgtcTGTGTGTGCATGGTTTTCTGAGATACCAAAATCGTGTCTAAGGTAATAACTTAAATTTAGTTATTCTTTAAAATGAGTAACTTTGGTCCAGGTTGAAACCTGCAAGGACCGTATTGCATCTGCGCTGGAAACACTTAGACCTACAACTTCATGGGAGAGAACCACAGCAGCAGGTCAAGGAATGGATGGTGTTTTGATGGGTGGACGAGGTTTTGGGGTGGCAATGGAAGCCCTTTTCAATTATCTTGGATCAGAATATGGAAGCACATTTGCACTAGGTGTGTGGgattgttgaattttttattagattattaAATACATCTTTTCCCATTAGCTTAAATTTCTGGGACAATTGGTGAATTAATATAGTAACAGAGGAGTGATCCTAATTCGAACCCTGATTCTACCATTTACGTTTTGGttaaaaatatttgcatgttgGATCCATTAATTAAGAGGGAGAGTTTGACCCTCCCTAAGGGCATGTTTGGGAAGTGAGATGAGGtgagaattttatgaatagtagtgactagtgaaatagtttgtgaatagtgaaatgatttgagttaagatgttttatgggttttgggaaaggagagaaaattttgaataaaaacattataaagttaaaaaattgtccgaatattatttttattttgaaatttgaaaaatttatattgttttttgtgttttgtttggaagtttgggaaagttataaatattaggtaatgattagatgaaagagttgaagatttgaaattgaaaaatgttttgtgtttgagtgatgtttgggaaggaaattatgagaagttttgagatgagatgagatgttcaACTCATCTCACTTCCCAAATATGGCCTAAGCGAGTGTTGAAATGTTAGCTAATTGGTTAAAGACACCTCTTTCAATTAGTACAAAATATTGGGCATTTGTGAGTTAGCAGTGCTGGTATCAAACCTCATcttgctctattttttttaagattttatagaACACAAAGCTCTTGCTTAAGCACACCATGTACTTTCAAAGATAATTAATTCAATGTAGTTCTAAAAAAGATAATTCATTCCATATGCATTGTAACAATTGAACATAATTGCAGCTAGAATCTTTGCCTTTCTATCTGGCCCTCCGGATTATGGAGCTGGGCAGCTGGACACGAGGCGGTATGGCGAGCAATATGCCAGTAAAGGAGAGGATGCAGACCGTGCTTTACTTCCTGAGCAGACACCTTTCTACAAAGATCTGGTAATGTGGCTGAACTTTTTATTGTAATCTTTCAGCCTATACTTTTGGGAAATGTAAGCATTGACATATCTTTTACAGGCTGCTGTTGCTGTTCAAGCAGGTGTTTGTGTGGACATATTTGCTGTCACAAATGAGTATACAGATTTAGCATCCCTGAAGTTCCTTAGTATTGAAAGTGGTGGCTCATtgtttttatattcaaatagtGATGATTCCACCCTTCCTCAAGACATGTGAGTATTGAATGCTAGAATTTAATGTTGGGTTTCGTATGTGTTTTAAAAATGCTGTTAAATGCCCAACCTCATTAGAAAGGATGGTTTGATAATTCTAAATTGCAGGAGCGCTGACATGGATGCACTAACACCTATAGTACACATACTGCACATGTTTTCTTGGGAAAATTAATGTACTGGGATTGTTTTCAATCTTTATAAGATAATGAAATGATAGGATGGATGCATGCtttcataatttaaattttaattaagagGCTAAAAATGATTTGAATGGATCGTACATGATCTGTTGGCATGTTGGAGAGGTGTTCGGGGAAAGGGGCAGATTGCAGACATTTGGAAAATGGTGCCACTTTGTCTAATGTGGTGCATCTGGAACGAAAGGAATAGTTGCTGCTTTGAGGATAAGGAGCGTTCACCAGAAGGGTTTAGGGATTTCTTCTATCACACTCTAGTTTTATGGGCCTCCTCTATTGTACTGAATGGACCTTTACTGAACTTCACGCTGCCCTTCGCAGCTCTTAGACTGTAGCTAGGCTCTTTGTATAAcccctgtgtactcgggcctTGCCCTCTTtatgatttaatatatatctttttacttatcaaaaaaaaaaaaaaatattgtgacaTGTTCATTGTCCAGGTACCGAATGCTAAGTCGACCATATGCATTTGGTTGTATACTGCGACTGAGGACATCTTCTGAATTCAAACCTGGCAATTCTGTAAGTATCCCGtgtattttaaaatgcaatGAAACTTTTGACAATTTACTTGGCttttattatcatcatcatcatcatcatcatcatcatcatcatcatcatttgttgttgctgttgtttttattgttattattttttgcaGTATGGTCATTTCTTCCCAGATCCACAGTATGAAAATGTTCAGCACATTATTTGCTGTGATTCTTATGCCACATATGCTTATGACTTTGAATTCGCCAATAATGTTGGATTTTCAAGGTATATATTTGCTTTTCACTATGTAtcattacttttattttctgtgctgatattaattattatattataattagtagGCATGGCAATTGATAGAGGTGAGAAGTCATATTGACGATTGAAATGATTCTTCTCGTCATCCAAGCAGTTGAAGTCTGTCAGTTCATGTAGATATTAGCATGTTGTAATTGCTATTTTAGTGTAAAATGTTGCACTATATGTGGACACATGCCACATCCACACACAggtacacacacacatagagaTGCTTGTACACGGACAGACACGACCCTGCATCCAAACAAACACCAACAAGAACTAATCACAAAATGTTGTAGTCACCAATTAAATGAGTTTTGGATAGCAATATCTCACTGACCAATCATTCCTATATCAACATCataaattttaatctcaaaatgccatgataaaaaataaaatgtgattcCTGTAACAATCCAAGAAATGCCTAAACTTCTTCCTTCCAGGTGATGTGGGATCCCAATTCATCATATAGGTGTCATGGTTCAAATCCAGCACTTCT includes:
- the LOC122291512 gene encoding protein transport protein SEC24 isoform X2, whose product is MAVRATLSRFPIDPDAHEGSGLPWGVTVTPFAVKDENGQPPAYGSDGHLLPRCENCWAYFNTYCELEQWSWTCSLCGTLNGLSSKVIARYSSPQSCPEMMSSFIDLELPAGEPEEEATQARPVYVAAVDLSSSEEFLELTKSALLAALEALGPGSLFGLATFSHKLGLYDVQGPIPVVKNILIPPDLEGTLPIELEDVMPLLQFLAPVETCKDRIASALETLRPTTSWERTTAAGQGMDGVLMGGRGFGVAMEALFNYLGSEYGSTFALARIFAFLSGPPDYGAGQLDTRRYGEQYASKGEDADRALLPEQTPFYKDLAAVAVQAGVCVDIFAVTNEYTDLASLKFLSIESGGSLFLYSNSDDSTLPQDMYRMLSRPYAFGCILRLRTSSEFKPGNSYGHFFPDPQYENVQHIICCDSYATYAYDFEFANNVGFSRSKHSLKRRLRIRTLQYGTAQNINELYDSVDPEAVLSLLVHKVILASLEQGVREGRMLLHDWLVILTAQYNDAYKLVQYKNGNSVTGEMDITFSQCPQLQPLPRLVFALLRNPLLRFHEEGVHPDYRIYLQCLFSALEPSSLHRAVYPVLVSYSTPDKQAYPRHSLNRAALITSGSPIFFLDAFTTLIVFYSSTADPALPFPPPHDCLLRTSINKLKQDRCITPKLIFIRGGQEDATVFENYLIEEQDVDGSGHTSVMGFVSFLEDITHSVLEYMK
- the LOC122291512 gene encoding protein transport protein SEC24 isoform X1, whose translation is MAVRATLSRFPIDPDAHEGSGLPWGVTVTPFAVKDENGQPPAYGSDGHLLPRCENCWAYFNTYCELEQWSWTCSLCGTLNGLSSKVIARYSSPQSCPEMMSSFIDLELPAGEPEEEATQARPVYVAAVDLSSSEEFLELTKSALLAALEALGPGSLFGLATFSHKLGLYDVQGPIPVVKNILIPPDLEGTLPIELEDVMPLLQFLAPVETCKDRIASALETLRPTTSWERTTAAGQGMDGVLMGGRGFGVAMEALFNYLGSEYGSTFALARIFAFLSGPPDYGAGQLDTRRYGEQYASKGEDADRALLPEQTPFYKDLAAVAVQAGVCVDIFAVTNEYTDLASLKFLSIESGGSLFLYSNSDDSTLPQDMYRMLSRPYAFGCILRLRTSSEFKPGNSYGHFFPDPQYENVQHIICCDSYATYAYDFEFANNVGFSRHGSEMPTLQIAFQYTVVVPPEELSNLQLSSATRSKHSLKRRLRIRTLQYGTAQNINELYDSVDPEAVLSLLVHKVILASLEQGVREGRMLLHDWLVILTAQYNDAYKLVQYKNGNSVTGEMDITFSQCPQLQPLPRLVFALLRNPLLRFHEEGVHPDYRIYLQCLFSALEPSSLHRAVYPVLVSYSTPDKQAYPRHSLNRAALITSGSPIFFLDAFTTLIVFYSSTADPALPFPPPHDCLLRTSINKLKQDRCITPKLIFIRGGQEDATVFENYLIEEQDVDGSGHTSVMGFVSFLEDITHSVLEYMK